From a single Nematostella vectensis chromosome 3, jaNemVect1.1, whole genome shotgun sequence genomic region:
- the LOC5518732 gene encoding uncharacterized protein LOC5518732 isoform X2 codes for MTSSARAQKISTTTTSPDNNAVSHDTPGSNDQSEDLQKQLTASQVILNQREAMAKELQKERNSQIALNDVLCLEIDELRRALCIERTRSRAHSRHLQQMCHQANNNLASTIPGLENDKSVVFYIISNMFRLPRTWLVGATSRITLFSWWVGKWFNEGLSILKVENKWLELQKANARLEEEKTSMEEHAHYLQQLLQEKEDHIAHAQEMNKILKQRVEKLAQKQNPKKNKDTKELEKRLDILLENIQRLNSSIENMERRMSGATVDLESIYKRIRSMANSQKRLESHEKVLEEHLKEMLEVIAHMQMREEKRYFRDMSREAATTGCVKCSSVRRGSSLPNMSLPYHDALKRQTKHDVATLESVRITEEDPRKDVTPPSSVTSSSTSDVSHDDGSGEDSHSFLDDTHTSIELSDAGIQVELQASEVSHSKLDDSFQLLLCDMSGSCRIIIVLAMFGSLFLFIYIALLAEEYFTQPSRNYLYNKNSSFFVTVVSIFANLGRYLFVS; via the exons ATGACGTCATCTGCGCGTGCGCAGAAGATCTCTACTACGACCACCAGTCCAGACAACAATGCCGTATCCCATGACACACCAGGAAGCAACGACCAATCAGAAGACCTACAAAAGCAACTCACAGCTTCCCAG GTGATTCTCAACCAACGTGAAGCTATGGCGAAGGAGCTACAGAAAGAGCGTAATTCCCAGATTGCGCTGAATGACGTACTTTGCCTGGAAATCGACGAACTGCGACGAGCTCTATGCATAGAAAGGACAAGAAGCCGAGCTCACAGCAGACACTTACAGCAAATGTGTCATCAAGCCAATAACAACCTAGCATCTACTATTCCAG GCCTAGAGAATGACAAGTCAGTCGTCTTTTATATCATCTCGAACATGTTTCGTCTACCAAGGACGTGGCTGGTCGGTGCTACAAGTAGAATCACCCTGTTCTCTTGGTGGGTCGGCAAATGGTTCAACGAAG GTCTTTCGATTCTCAAAGTTGAAAACAAATGGCTCGAGTTGCAAAAGGCAAACGCCCGTCTTGAAGAAGAGAAGACAAGTATGGAGGAGCATGCGCACTACTTACAACAACTACTGCAGGAGAAGGAAGACCACATTGCACATGCGCAAGAAATGAACAAAATACTGAAGCAGCGAGTCGAGAAGCTTGCACAGAAACAAAaccccaagaaaaataaagacacGAAAGAGCTTGAAAAGCGCTTAGACATTCTGCTGGAAAACATCCAAAGACTTAATTCCTCTATAGAAAACATGGAGAGGAGAATGAGCGGAGCAACGGTTGACCTAGAGAGCATTTACAAAAGAATTCGCTCCATGGCAAACAGTCAGAAGCGACTTGAATCTCACGAGAAGGTACTGGAAGAGCACTTAAAGGAGATGCTTGAAGTTATTGCTCATATGCAGATGAGAGAAGAGAAGAGGTATTTTAGGGATATGAGCCGAGAAGCGGCCACAACTGGATGTGTTAAGTGCAGTAGTGTCAGAAGAGGCAGCAGCTTGCCTAATATGTCACTTCCTTACCATGATGCTCTGAAAAGACAAACTAAACATGATGTTGCCACTTTGGAAAGTGTAAGAATAACAGAAGAAGATCCACGCAAAGATGTCACACCGCCGAGCAGCGTGACCTCTTCCTCAACAAGTGACGTATCACATGATGATGGCAGTGGCGAGGATAGCCATTCGTTTCTAGACGATACGCACACCTCAATAGAATTATCCGACGCTGGAATTCAAGTAGAACTTCAAGCGTCAGAAGTTTCTCATTCAAAGCTAGATGATAGCTTCCAGCTTCTACTTTGCGACATGTCCGGCTCCTGCCGCATCATTATCGTGCTCGCAATGTTTGGAAGTCTGTTCCTGTTCATCTACATAGCACTGTTGGCTGAAGAGTACTTCACCCAACCTTCGCGCAACTATCTTTACAATAAGAACTCAAGTTTCTTTGTCACTGTAGTAAGCATATTTGCAAACCTGGGACGGTACCTTTTCGTCAGTTGA
- the LOC5518732 gene encoding uncharacterized protein LOC5518732 isoform X1, with amino-acid sequence MLSYCSHNVDRMTSSARAQKISTTTTSPDNNAVSHDTPGSNDQSEDLQKQLTASQVILNQREAMAKELQKERNSQIALNDVLCLEIDELRRALCIERTRSRAHSRHLQQMCHQANNNLASTIPGLENDKSVVFYIISNMFRLPRTWLVGATSRITLFSWWVGKWFNEGLSILKVENKWLELQKANARLEEEKTSMEEHAHYLQQLLQEKEDHIAHAQEMNKILKQRVEKLAQKQNPKKNKDTKELEKRLDILLENIQRLNSSIENMERRMSGATVDLESIYKRIRSMANSQKRLESHEKVLEEHLKEMLEVIAHMQMREEKRYFRDMSREAATTGCVKCSSVRRGSSLPNMSLPYHDALKRQTKHDVATLESVRITEEDPRKDVTPPSSVTSSSTSDVSHDDGSGEDSHSFLDDTHTSIELSDAGIQVELQASEVSHSKLDDSFQLLLCDMSGSCRIIIVLAMFGSLFLFIYIALLAEEYFTQPSRNYLYNKNSSFFVTVVSIFANLGRYLFVS; translated from the exons ATGCTGTCATACTG cTCGCATAATGTCGACAGAATGACGTCATCTGCGCGTGCGCAGAAGATCTCTACTACGACCACCAGTCCAGACAACAATGCCGTATCCCATGACACACCAGGAAGCAACGACCAATCAGAAGACCTACAAAAGCAACTCACAGCTTCCCAG GTGATTCTCAACCAACGTGAAGCTATGGCGAAGGAGCTACAGAAAGAGCGTAATTCCCAGATTGCGCTGAATGACGTACTTTGCCTGGAAATCGACGAACTGCGACGAGCTCTATGCATAGAAAGGACAAGAAGCCGAGCTCACAGCAGACACTTACAGCAAATGTGTCATCAAGCCAATAACAACCTAGCATCTACTATTCCAG GCCTAGAGAATGACAAGTCAGTCGTCTTTTATATCATCTCGAACATGTTTCGTCTACCAAGGACGTGGCTGGTCGGTGCTACAAGTAGAATCACCCTGTTCTCTTGGTGGGTCGGCAAATGGTTCAACGAAG GTCTTTCGATTCTCAAAGTTGAAAACAAATGGCTCGAGTTGCAAAAGGCAAACGCCCGTCTTGAAGAAGAGAAGACAAGTATGGAGGAGCATGCGCACTACTTACAACAACTACTGCAGGAGAAGGAAGACCACATTGCACATGCGCAAGAAATGAACAAAATACTGAAGCAGCGAGTCGAGAAGCTTGCACAGAAACAAAaccccaagaaaaataaagacacGAAAGAGCTTGAAAAGCGCTTAGACATTCTGCTGGAAAACATCCAAAGACTTAATTCCTCTATAGAAAACATGGAGAGGAGAATGAGCGGAGCAACGGTTGACCTAGAGAGCATTTACAAAAGAATTCGCTCCATGGCAAACAGTCAGAAGCGACTTGAATCTCACGAGAAGGTACTGGAAGAGCACTTAAAGGAGATGCTTGAAGTTATTGCTCATATGCAGATGAGAGAAGAGAAGAGGTATTTTAGGGATATGAGCCGAGAAGCGGCCACAACTGGATGTGTTAAGTGCAGTAGTGTCAGAAGAGGCAGCAGCTTGCCTAATATGTCACTTCCTTACCATGATGCTCTGAAAAGACAAACTAAACATGATGTTGCCACTTTGGAAAGTGTAAGAATAACAGAAGAAGATCCACGCAAAGATGTCACACCGCCGAGCAGCGTGACCTCTTCCTCAACAAGTGACGTATCACATGATGATGGCAGTGGCGAGGATAGCCATTCGTTTCTAGACGATACGCACACCTCAATAGAATTATCCGACGCTGGAATTCAAGTAGAACTTCAAGCGTCAGAAGTTTCTCATTCAAAGCTAGATGATAGCTTCCAGCTTCTACTTTGCGACATGTCCGGCTCCTGCCGCATCATTATCGTGCTCGCAATGTTTGGAAGTCTGTTCCTGTTCATCTACATAGCACTGTTGGCTGAAGAGTACTTCACCCAACCTTCGCGCAACTATCTTTACAATAAGAACTCAAGTTTCTTTGTCACTGTAGTAAGCATATTTGCAAACCTGGGACGGTACCTTTTCGTCAGTTGA
- the LOC116602182 gene encoding ankyrin-1 isoform X2, with protein sequence MVTARQEGTVRVEINTHAKLQRAVRHGNIPSIKKYVTSIADINFKSNGMALIHIASRHGNLDTVRYLLTLGADVNTVDSDGYSPLHWASKGGHTDVMEALLRNGSNPNARSKDGTKPLHLAAVSGSEKAVDLLINSGADGNALDKNGRNALFLASEAGHVPVIDVLIQYGFKEQVCLNDGNTPVHTAAMHGHSDAVTFLIKQGANKNAVDKDGWNALHSACQRGQVGVIETLLVSGLEADSRIKGGCTPVMIAGCHGYPEAVDYLVSKGADVRSSDEFGWTTLHFAALGGHIPIIRMLLKLSVDINEQTRRGSTALHIAASHGHPEVISYLLRKGADATIADKEGWTVLHYACHGGRLSVDVLKTLVKKGVKVDAASKSGITPLHIAARHGHQQVLEFLLNEGGNFQAEDSRGWSALHHACKGGHSNIIEVLFHKGLDINVRTDSGLTPVSIAALRGFANVLDFLIPRGGDLHVSDNNGMTALHYASQSGENKVIEILLGHGMEVNAPTDKGLSPLHFAALGGAADTVQFLVSNGGDVNLLDENGWNCMHFASQAGSTEVIKELCKLEMDPCCPTRDGLTPLHLAVTSNQLETVRLLMSKGADEYTKTRQGFNALHLAAEYGFVPIMELFLELGVDTNSQTNDGCTALHIVAQGGHASAVTPLVSRGADMLQENPDKLNALHIACLAGHRNVVEALMRHGVATDVRSTTGLTPLHYAAKGGHADIVEYLVERGASVNTTEAKGWNPLHYACQDGKVDTVKKLVELGAPPNCPTSEGSVPLHIASQHRHSDVIDYLIEKGADKHAVDKKGWNALHYSAKDGGIKEAETLLNHGVDIIVKRTYDGDTAIAIAEKEGNKDMQQYLNGLLFKHFGINAEEDSAKQGAYCAIM encoded by the coding sequence ATGGTTACGGCGCGACAGGAGGGCACAGTTAGAGTAGAAATAAACACACATGCCAAACTGCAACGAGCTGTCAGGCATGGCAACATCCCCAGCATAAAGAAATACGTCACTAGTATAGCGGACATCAACTTTAAATCAAATGGAATGGCCCTCATACATATCGCATCACGACACGGGAATCTTGACACGGTACGGTATTTGCTGACTCTTGGCGCAGATGTCAACACAGTGGATAGTGATGGGTACTCCCCGTTGCACTGGGCCAGCAAAGGGGGACATACCGACGTTATGGAAGCGTTACTTAGAAATGGGAGTAACCCTAATGCTCGTTCCAAAGACGGGACGAAGCCACTGCACCTAGCTGCAGTCTCAGGAAGCGAGAAAGCAGTCGATCTTTTGATAAATAGCGGAGCTGATGGCAACGCCTTGGATAAGAATGGACGCAACGCGCTGTTCCTAGCAAGCGAGGCTGGTCACGTGCCGGTGATTGACGTACTTATTCAGTATGGGTTCAAGGAGCAGGTTTGCCTTAATGATGGCAACACCCCTGTACATACTGCAGCCATGCACGGACACTCAGACGCCGTCACTTTTCTAATCAAGCAGGGCGCAAACAAAAATGCCGTGGACAAAGACGGATGGAATGCGCTTCACTCGGCGTGCCAGCGTGGTCAAGTTGGCGTGATCGAGACCCTCCTGGTCAGCGGCCTGGAGGCAGACTCAAGAATCAAGGGGGGGTGCACCCCTGTCATGATCGCTGGTTGTCATGGTTATCCAGAAGCCGTAGACTATCTTGTTTCTAAAGGAGCAGACGTGCGTTCATCGGATGAGTTTGGGTGGACTACCCTGCACTTTGCTGCCCTCGGCGGACATATCCCCATTATACGGATGCTTTTGAAGCTTTCTGTGGACATCAATGAGCAGACAAGGCGTGGCTCCACTGCACTCCATATAGCCGCTAGCCACGGACACCCAGAAGTCATCAGCTATCTACTTAGGAAGGGAGCCGACGCCACCATTGCAGATAAGGAAGGTTGGACTGTGCTACACTACGCTTGCCACGGTGGGAGACTCTCAGTGGACGTGCTGAAGACTTTGGTCAAGAAAGGCGTTAAAGTTGACGCGGCTTCCAAGTCGGGAATCACGCCACTTCACATCGCCGCACGACACGGACATCAACAAGTGCTAGAATTTTTACTCAACGAAGGCGGGAATTTTCAAGCTGAAGACAGCAGGGGATGGAGCGCTCTTCACCATGCCTGCAAAGGAGGCCATAGTAATATCATCGAGGTATTGTTTCATAAAGGTTTAGACATCAATGTGCGGACGGATTCTGGACTTACCCCTGTATCTATTGCCGCACTGCGCGGCTTTGCAAACGTCTTGGATTTTCTCATCCCTCGAGGAGGTGACCTCCATGTGAGTGACAACAATGGTATGACAGCGCTTCACTACGCTAGCCAGAGCGGCGAGAATAAAGTGATAGAGATTCTCCTTGGACACGGTATGGAAGTGAATGCTCCGACTGACAAGGGCCTGTCTCCTCTTCACTTTGCAGCTTTGGGCGGGGCGGCGGATACGGTGCAGTTTTTGGTGTCTAATGGCGGCGATGTCAACTTGCTGGACGAGAATGGTTGGAATTGTATGCACTTTGCTAGTCAGGCGGGCAGCACGGAGGTAATTAAGGAGCTATGTAAACTTGAAATGGACCCGTGCTGTCCAACACGTGATGGGTTGACGCCCTTGCATTTAGCAGTCACGAGTAACCAGTTAGAGACTGTCAGACTTCTCATGTCAAAAGGCGCAGATGAGTACACTAAGACCAGACAAGGATTCAACGCTTTACACTTGGCGGCAGAATATGGCTTTGTGCCTATCATGGAGCTTTTCCTGGAGCTCGGGGTTGACACTAACTCACAAACAAACGATGGCTGCACTGCATTACACATCGTTGCACAAGGCGGTCACGCTAGTGCTGTCACGCCACTCGTGTCACGCGGAGCAGACATGCTTCAGGAAAACCCTGATAAGTTAAATGCCCTTCATATAGCTTGCTTAGCAGGACACAGAAACGTCGTCGAGGCCTTAATGCGGCATGGAGTCGCTACAGACGTCCGAAGCACAACTGGTCTAACACCTCTCCACTATGCAGCCAAAGGTGGCCACGCCGACATCGTGGAGTATCTTGTCGAGCGTGGCGCCAGCGTCAACACAACAGAGGCTAAAGGATGGAACCCATTGCATTATGCCTGTCAAGACGGTAAGGTTGATACCGTGAAGAAACTAGTAGAACTGGGTGCACCGCCGAATTGCCCTACAAGCGAAGGATCTGTGCCCCTACACATCGCCTCCCAGCATCGACACTCGGATGTCATTGATTACTTGATCGAGAAGGGCGCGGATAAACACGCAGTCGATAAGAAAGGCTGGAACGCGCTGCACTACTCGGCTAAGGATGGGGGCATCAAGGAAGCAGAGACTTTACTTAACCACGGTGTGGACATCATCGTGAAGAGAACCTATGACGGAGACACGGCCATCGCTATTGCTGAGAAAGAAGGAAACAAAGACATGCAGCAATATCTTAATGGACTGCTGTTCAAGCACTTTGGAATAAACGCAGAGGAGGATTCAGCTAAGCAAGGTGCATATTGTGCTATTATGTAG
- the LOC116602182 gene encoding ankyrin-1 isoform X1 has translation MVTARQEGTVRVEINTHAKLQRAVRHGNIPSIKKYVTSIADINFKSNGMALIHIASRHGNLDTVRYLLTLGADVNTVDSDGYSPLHWASKGGHTDVMEALLRNGSNPNARSKDGTKPLHLAAVSGSEKAVDLLINSGADGNALDKNGRNALFLASEAGHVPVIDVLIQYGFKEQVCLNDGNTPVHTAAMHGHSDAVTFLIKQGANKNAVDKDGWNALHSACQRGQVGVIETLLVSGLEADSRIKGGCTPVMIAGCHGYPEAVDYLVSKGADVRSSDEFGWTTLHFAALGGHIPIIRMLLKLSVDINEQTRRGSTALHIAASHGHPEVISYLLRKGADATIADKEGWTVLHYACHGGRLSVDVLKTLVKKGVKVDAASKSGITPLHIAARHGHQQVLEFLLNEGGNFQAEDSRGWSALHHACKGGHSNIIEVLFHKGLDINVRTDSGLTPVSIAALRGFANVLDFLIPRGGDLHVSDNNGMTALHYASQSGENKVIEILLGHGMEVNAPTDKGLSPLHFAALGGAADTVQFLVSNGGDVNLLDENGWNCMHFASQAGSTEVIKELCKLEMDPCCPTRDGLTPLHLAVTSNQLETVRLLMSKGADEYTKTRQGFNALHLAAEYGFVPIMELFLELGVDTNSQTNDGCTALHIVAQGGHASAVTPLVSRGADMLQENPDKLNALHIACLAGHRNVVEALMRHGVATDVRSTTGLTPLHYAAKGGHADIVEYLVERGASVNTTEAKGWNPLHYACQDGKVDTVKKLVELGAPPNCPTSEGSVPLHIASQHRHSDVIDYLIEKGADKHAVDKKGWNALHYSAKDGGIKEAETLLNHGVDIIVKRTYDGDTAIAIAEKEGNKDMQQYLNGLLFKHFGINAEEDSAKQDGHINGRAVKNNSIH, from the exons ATGGTTACGGCGCGACAGGAGGGCACAGTTAGAGTAGAAATAAACACACATGCCAAACTGCAACGAGCTGTCAGGCATGGCAACATCCCCAGCATAAAGAAATACGTCACTAGTATAGCGGACATCAACTTTAAATCAAATGGAATGGCCCTCATACATATCGCATCACGACACGGGAATCTTGACACGGTACGGTATTTGCTGACTCTTGGCGCAGATGTCAACACAGTGGATAGTGATGGGTACTCCCCGTTGCACTGGGCCAGCAAAGGGGGACATACCGACGTTATGGAAGCGTTACTTAGAAATGGGAGTAACCCTAATGCTCGTTCCAAAGACGGGACGAAGCCACTGCACCTAGCTGCAGTCTCAGGAAGCGAGAAAGCAGTCGATCTTTTGATAAATAGCGGAGCTGATGGCAACGCCTTGGATAAGAATGGACGCAACGCGCTGTTCCTAGCAAGCGAGGCTGGTCACGTGCCGGTGATTGACGTACTTATTCAGTATGGGTTCAAGGAGCAGGTTTGCCTTAATGATGGCAACACCCCTGTACATACTGCAGCCATGCACGGACACTCAGACGCCGTCACTTTTCTAATCAAGCAGGGCGCAAACAAAAATGCCGTGGACAAAGACGGATGGAATGCGCTTCACTCGGCGTGCCAGCGTGGTCAAGTTGGCGTGATCGAGACCCTCCTGGTCAGCGGCCTGGAGGCAGACTCAAGAATCAAGGGGGGGTGCACCCCTGTCATGATCGCTGGTTGTCATGGTTATCCAGAAGCCGTAGACTATCTTGTTTCTAAAGGAGCAGACGTGCGTTCATCGGATGAGTTTGGGTGGACTACCCTGCACTTTGCTGCCCTCGGCGGACATATCCCCATTATACGGATGCTTTTGAAGCTTTCTGTGGACATCAATGAGCAGACAAGGCGTGGCTCCACTGCACTCCATATAGCCGCTAGCCACGGACACCCAGAAGTCATCAGCTATCTACTTAGGAAGGGAGCCGACGCCACCATTGCAGATAAGGAAGGTTGGACTGTGCTACACTACGCTTGCCACGGTGGGAGACTCTCAGTGGACGTGCTGAAGACTTTGGTCAAGAAAGGCGTTAAAGTTGACGCGGCTTCCAAGTCGGGAATCACGCCACTTCACATCGCCGCACGACACGGACATCAACAAGTGCTAGAATTTTTACTCAACGAAGGCGGGAATTTTCAAGCTGAAGACAGCAGGGGATGGAGCGCTCTTCACCATGCCTGCAAAGGAGGCCATAGTAATATCATCGAGGTATTGTTTCATAAAGGTTTAGACATCAATGTGCGGACGGATTCTGGACTTACCCCTGTATCTATTGCCGCACTGCGCGGCTTTGCAAACGTCTTGGATTTTCTCATCCCTCGAGGAGGTGACCTCCATGTGAGTGACAACAATGGTATGACAGCGCTTCACTACGCTAGCCAGAGCGGCGAGAATAAAGTGATAGAGATTCTCCTTGGACACGGTATGGAAGTGAATGCTCCGACTGACAAGGGCCTGTCTCCTCTTCACTTTGCAGCTTTGGGCGGGGCGGCGGATACGGTGCAGTTTTTGGTGTCTAATGGCGGCGATGTCAACTTGCTGGACGAGAATGGTTGGAATTGTATGCACTTTGCTAGTCAGGCGGGCAGCACGGAGGTAATTAAGGAGCTATGTAAACTTGAAATGGACCCGTGCTGTCCAACACGTGATGGGTTGACGCCCTTGCATTTAGCAGTCACGAGTAACCAGTTAGAGACTGTCAGACTTCTCATGTCAAAAGGCGCAGATGAGTACACTAAGACCAGACAAGGATTCAACGCTTTACACTTGGCGGCAGAATATGGCTTTGTGCCTATCATGGAGCTTTTCCTGGAGCTCGGGGTTGACACTAACTCACAAACAAACGATGGCTGCACTGCATTACACATCGTTGCACAAGGCGGTCACGCTAGTGCTGTCACGCCACTCGTGTCACGCGGAGCAGACATGCTTCAGGAAAACCCTGATAAGTTAAATGCCCTTCATATAGCTTGCTTAGCAGGACACAGAAACGTCGTCGAGGCCTTAATGCGGCATGGAGTCGCTACAGACGTCCGAAGCACAACTGGTCTAACACCTCTCCACTATGCAGCCAAAGGTGGCCACGCCGACATCGTGGAGTATCTTGTCGAGCGTGGCGCCAGCGTCAACACAACAGAGGCTAAAGGATGGAACCCATTGCATTATGCCTGTCAAGACGGTAAGGTTGATACCGTGAAGAAACTAGTAGAACTGGGTGCACCGCCGAATTGCCCTACAAGCGAAGGATCTGTGCCCCTACACATCGCCTCCCAGCATCGACACTCGGATGTCATTGATTACTTGATCGAGAAGGGCGCGGATAAACACGCAGTCGATAAGAAAGGCTGGAACGCGCTGCACTACTCGGCTAAGGATGGGGGCATCAAGGAAGCAGAGACTTTACTTAACCACGGTGTGGACATCATCGTGAAGAGAACCTATGACGGAGACACGGCCATCGCTATTGCTGAGAAAGAAGGAAACAAAGACATGCAGCAATATCTTAATGGACTGCTGTTCAAGCACTTTGGAATAAACGCAGAGGAGGATTCAGCTAAGCAAG ATGGACATATCAACGGACGAGCGGTGAAAAACAACTCAATTCACTGA